One Sporocytophaga myxococcoides genomic window carries:
- a CDS encoding bifunctional 5,10-methylenetetrahydrofolate dehydrogenase/5,10-methenyltetrahydrofolate cyclohydrolase, with translation MSELKMTTQLIDGKKVSLEIKQEIAVAVENIKNNGGKIPHLAAILVGDDGASHTYVGGKVKSCEEVGFRSTLITYESSVSEETLLAKIEEINNDTEIDGLIVQLPLPKHISVEKVTERIRPEKDVDGFHPVNIGRMNKGLPAHISATPNGIMMLLKRYGINTKGKHCVVVGRSNIVGSPMSILMARDSEPGNATVTLCHKNTVDLASYTRQADIIIVAVGIPGLIKADMVKDGAVIIDVGTTRVPDASKKAGYAIKGDVDFEAVAPKCSYITPVPGGVGPMTIASLLLNTLASAKGDVYQTRS, from the coding sequence ATGAGTGAATTAAAAATGACTACCCAACTGATCGACGGAAAAAAAGTTTCGCTTGAAATAAAACAGGAAATAGCAGTAGCTGTAGAAAATATAAAAAATAACGGAGGTAAAATTCCGCATCTGGCGGCGATACTAGTGGGGGATGATGGGGCAAGTCATACTTATGTTGGTGGCAAGGTTAAAAGCTGTGAAGAGGTAGGTTTCAGATCCACTCTTATTACATACGAATCCAGTGTTTCGGAAGAAACGCTTCTTGCTAAAATTGAAGAAATAAATAATGATACTGAAATTGACGGATTAATTGTACAGCTTCCATTGCCAAAGCATATTTCAGTAGAGAAGGTAACTGAAAGAATTCGTCCGGAAAAGGATGTCGATGGGTTTCACCCTGTAAATATCGGTAGGATGAATAAAGGGCTACCTGCTCATATTTCTGCAACACCCAATGGTATCATGATGCTTTTAAAACGTTATGGAATCAATACTAAAGGGAAACATTGTGTTGTGGTAGGAAGAAGTAATATTGTGGGCTCTCCAATGAGTATCCTTATGGCAAGAGACAGTGAGCCGGGAAATGCGACAGTTACATTATGCCACAAAAATACAGTGGATCTTGCTTCATATACTCGTCAGGCCGATATCATTATTGTTGCAGTGGGTATACCTGGATTGATCAAAGCAGATATGGTAAAGGATGGTGCTGTGATTATCGATGTCGGGACTACCAGGGTGCCTGATGCTTCTAAAAAGGCAGGTTATGCCATAAAAGGAGATGTGGACTTTGAAGCAGTTGCTCCTAAATGCAGCTATATAACTCCGGTTCCTGGCGGGGTAGGTCCAATGACTATTGCTTCTCTTTTATTAAATACACTTGCTTCGGCAAAGGGTGATGTCTATCAAACAAGATCTTAA
- a CDS encoding OmpA family protein — protein sequence MKSKIFFSFLFLLFFSISATFGQNYSSTNKKAISLFQEAEQLVRVRKFNEAIRALQASLDKDPNFVEAHYKLGGIFKLLGNSEEGKKHFYKAAAILPNDKRFYFGYFTAAEFYFNDGDYESAKKYFQMMLELKPNDKKITEEATQLMAKVEFGIKAKQNPLPFKPVMMSPKINRFYIHGYPVLTADQQTIIYYKKDGLTQNDDEDIVVSDKVNGEWSDPYSISTNINTRFNEGAASLSGDGKVLVFTSCNKQDGFGSCDLYISYKNGEAWSEPVNLGANINSPTWESEPTISADGKTIYFSSLRRGGFGKEDIWFTKMDENGEWSPAKNLGKPVNTSGREVAPFIHANGKSLYFSSSYHLGMGGLDIFSSEMTDSTWSEPVNLGYPLNGPSNDATIFITCDSKKGFYTVYEKKDMRISKAFLYEFDVPEQIQEKHKSTYSKGKIFDAVTKKPLGAKIELVDLKNGKVSQWVKSDSINGGYLIVLTEGSEYALHVSKPGYMFKSVHFDFNNPKVFDALALDVYLDPVKTGAAVVLNNIFFTSGSFALEEKSKTELNKISTFLKQNPKVNIEFGGHTDDVGADKDNLTLSTNRAKSVFDYLVKSGVEATRMKYKGYGETIPLLPNTSDENRQINRRIEFKIL from the coding sequence ATGAAATCAAAGATCTTCTTTTCTTTTCTGTTTCTTCTATTTTTCTCTATATCTGCTACTTTCGGTCAAAACTACAGCTCGACAAATAAAAAAGCCATTAGTCTTTTTCAGGAAGCAGAACAGCTGGTTCGTGTGCGTAAGTTTAACGAAGCTATAAGAGCTCTTCAAGCCTCTCTTGATAAAGATCCGAATTTTGTTGAGGCTCATTATAAGCTTGGCGGCATATTTAAGCTACTTGGAAACTCAGAAGAAGGAAAAAAACATTTTTATAAAGCAGCAGCTATTTTGCCAAATGATAAAAGATTTTATTTCGGATACTTTACTGCAGCTGAATTTTACTTTAATGATGGGGATTATGAATCTGCTAAAAAGTATTTTCAGATGATGTTGGAGCTGAAACCTAATGATAAAAAGATAACTGAAGAAGCTACCCAGCTCATGGCTAAGGTTGAATTTGGAATTAAGGCTAAGCAGAATCCATTGCCGTTTAAACCTGTTATGATGAGTCCTAAGATCAACAGGTTTTATATTCATGGATATCCCGTACTTACTGCCGATCAACAGACAATTATCTATTACAAAAAAGATGGCCTTACTCAGAATGATGACGAGGATATCGTGGTCTCTGATAAAGTAAATGGGGAGTGGTCAGATCCTTACTCTATTTCAACTAATATCAATACAAGGTTTAATGAAGGTGCAGCTTCCTTGTCTGGAGATGGTAAAGTACTTGTGTTTACATCTTGTAATAAGCAGGATGGCTTCGGTTCCTGCGATTTATACATATCCTATAAAAATGGAGAAGCCTGGAGTGAACCAGTGAACCTTGGGGCAAATATCAATTCACCTACCTGGGAATCTGAACCAACAATATCTGCTGATGGCAAAACAATTTATTTTTCATCTCTCAGAAGGGGAGGTTTTGGAAAAGAAGATATCTGGTTCACAAAGATGGATGAAAATGGTGAATGGTCTCCTGCTAAAAACCTTGGAAAACCTGTAAATACCTCAGGAAGAGAAGTCGCCCCTTTTATACATGCCAATGGTAAAAGTCTTTATTTCTCATCCTCCTATCATTTAGGAATGGGAGGTTTGGACATCTTTTCATCTGAAATGACAGACTCTACCTGGTCTGAGCCTGTAAACCTGGGATATCCCCTTAATGGTCCGAGTAATGATGCAACAATATTCATTACCTGTGATAGCAAAAAAGGATTTTATACTGTTTATGAAAAAAAGGATATGCGTATTTCTAAAGCATTTCTTTATGAATTTGATGTTCCAGAGCAAATTCAGGAAAAACACAAGAGTACTTATTCCAAAGGAAAAATATTTGATGCTGTAACTAAAAAGCCACTGGGTGCAAAAATAGAACTTGTTGATCTGAAAAACGGAAAGGTTAGTCAATGGGTAAAATCTGATAGCATTAACGGTGGTTATCTTATTGTATTAACTGAAGGATCAGAGTATGCCTTGCATGTTAGCAAGCCTGGCTATATGTTTAAAAGTGTACATTTTGACTTTAATAATCCGAAAGTATTTGACGCTCTTGCTTTGGATGTTTATCTGGATCCTGTGAAAACAGGTGCAGCTGTCGTTCTGAATAATATATTTTTCACTTCAGGCTCTTTTGCGCTTGAGGAAAAATCAAAAACAGAGCTGAATAAAATCAGTACTTTTTTAAAGCAAAATCCTAAAGTTAATATAGAATTTGGTGGACATACTGACGATGTAGGAGCTGATAAAGACAATCTTACCTTAAGTACAAATAGAGCAAAATCGGTTTTTGATTATTTAGTAAAGTCTGGTGTAGAAGCTACAAGAATGAAGTATAAAGGTTATGGAGAAACAATTCCATTGTTACCAAATACCTCAGATGAAAACAGGCAAATTAACCGAAGGATAGAATTTAAAATATTATAA
- a CDS encoding 7-carboxy-7-deazaguanine synthase QueE, with product MSIKQDLNKILEHSGSILPVMESFYTIQGEGFFQGHAAYFIRLAGCDVGCHWCDVKESWEIKGHPVYSVEEIAQAGSAHPGRVAVITGGEPLIYPLEQLTESLKKFQFRTHIETSGAYPLSGNWDWICLSPKKFKAPHQSVIENTDELKIIVFNKSDFDWAEQFARQVKPECKLYLQPEWSKQNEVLPLIIEYVKSNPQWNISLQIHKFMNIP from the coding sequence ATGTCTATCAAACAAGATCTTAATAAGATATTAGAACATTCAGGTTCCATTCTTCCGGTAATGGAATCTTTTTATACAATTCAGGGAGAAGGCTTTTTCCAGGGACATGCTGCATATTTTATCAGGCTTGCAGGATGTGATGTAGGATGTCACTGGTGTGATGTAAAAGAATCCTGGGAAATAAAAGGACATCCGGTTTATTCCGTTGAAGAAATTGCTCAAGCAGGATCTGCTCATCCTGGAAGAGTAGCTGTAATCACAGGGGGAGAACCATTGATTTATCCCTTAGAACAACTAACAGAGTCATTAAAGAAATTTCAATTCAGAACCCATATTGAAACCAGTGGTGCATATCCACTTTCCGGAAATTGGGACTGGATTTGCCTTTCTCCTAAAAAGTTTAAAGCTCCTCATCAGTCTGTTATTGAAAATACGGACGAACTAAAAATTATCGTTTTTAATAAGTCTGATTTTGATTGGGCAGAGCAATTTGCCAGGCAGGTAAAGCCTGAATGCAAGCTATATCTGCAACCGGAATGGTCCAAACAAAATGAAGTGCTTCCGCTTATTATTGAGTATGTAAAAAGTAATCCTCAATGGAATATTTCGTTACAGATTCACAAGTTCATGAACATTCCTTAA
- the lepA gene encoding translation elongation factor 4: protein MENIRNFCIIAHIDHGKSTLADRLLEFTNTVTKREMQAQVLDNMDLERERGITIKSHAIQMNYVYKGKTYVLNLIDTPGHVDFSYEVSRSIAACEGVLLLVDASQGIQAQTISNLYLALEHDLEIIPVLNKIDLPGAMPEEVKDQMVDLVGCSRESIIPASGKDGTGVDKVLEAIVERIPAPKGDKTAPLQALIFDSVYNSFRGIEVIFRVLNGTIKKGDKVKFVATDTVYHADEIGILKLEKEPRTVIEAGDVGYLISGIKSAKEVKVGDTITSFDNPTKEAIVGFEDVKPMVFAGVYPVETSDYEDLREAIEKLQLNDASLVWEPETSAALGFGFRCGFLGMLHMEIIQERLEREFDQTVITTVPSVSFHAFDNKGEMHVVNAPSEMLDPSKLDRIEEPFIKAQIITKSEYIGAIMTLCMEKRGVLRNQVYLTTDRVEMIFEMPLSEMVFDFFDKLKTISKGYASLDYELIGYRESNMVKLDILLNGDKVDALSAIVHRDKAYEWGKKLCEKLKELLPRQQFEIAIQAAIGAKIISRETVKALRKDVLAKCYGGDISRKRKLLEKQKKGKKRMRQVGNVEIPQEAFMAVLKID from the coding sequence ATGGAAAATATTAGAAACTTTTGCATCATAGCCCATATTGATCACGGAAAAAGTACCCTGGCCGATCGTCTTTTAGAATTCACAAATACCGTAACTAAAAGAGAAATGCAGGCGCAGGTCCTTGATAATATGGATCTTGAGAGAGAAAGAGGAATTACAATTAAGAGTCATGCTATTCAGATGAACTACGTGTACAAAGGAAAAACCTATGTGCTTAATCTGATAGATACACCCGGGCACGTTGACTTTTCTTATGAGGTTTCCAGGTCTATAGCTGCCTGTGAAGGTGTTTTACTTTTAGTTGACGCCTCTCAGGGTATTCAGGCTCAGACTATTTCAAATTTATACCTTGCCTTGGAGCACGATCTTGAAATAATTCCTGTATTAAATAAAATAGACCTTCCTGGCGCTATGCCTGAAGAGGTAAAGGATCAGATGGTAGATCTTGTGGGATGTTCAAGGGAATCAATTATTCCTGCCAGTGGTAAAGACGGAACCGGAGTAGATAAAGTACTTGAAGCAATTGTTGAAAGAATTCCAGCTCCCAAAGGAGATAAAACAGCTCCTTTACAAGCCCTGATTTTTGATTCAGTTTATAATTCGTTCAGAGGTATCGAAGTAATATTCAGAGTTTTAAACGGAACAATCAAAAAAGGAGATAAAGTAAAATTCGTTGCCACAGATACCGTTTATCATGCTGATGAAATCGGTATTTTAAAACTTGAAAAAGAACCACGTACTGTAATTGAGGCAGGTGATGTTGGATATCTTATTTCAGGTATCAAAAGTGCGAAAGAGGTAAAGGTAGGAGATACAATTACAAGCTTTGATAATCCTACAAAAGAAGCCATTGTTGGTTTTGAAGATGTAAAACCAATGGTTTTTGCCGGAGTGTATCCAGTTGAAACCAGTGATTATGAGGATTTAAGAGAGGCTATTGAGAAACTTCAACTGAATGATGCATCCCTTGTTTGGGAACCTGAAACTTCGGCAGCTCTTGGATTTGGCTTCCGTTGTGGTTTTCTTGGAATGCTGCACATGGAAATCATTCAGGAACGTCTTGAAAGAGAATTTGACCAGACTGTAATAACTACTGTTCCTTCCGTGTCATTTCATGCATTCGATAATAAAGGAGAAATGCATGTTGTAAATGCACCTTCTGAAATGCTTGATCCATCTAAGTTGGATCGCATTGAGGAACCTTTTATCAAAGCTCAGATTATAACAAAGTCCGAATACATTGGGGCAATTATGACTCTTTGTATGGAAAAAAGAGGAGTATTAAGAAATCAGGTTTATCTGACAACTGACAGAGTAGAAATGATTTTTGAAATGCCACTCTCTGAAATGGTATTTGATTTCTTCGATAAATTGAAAACCATTTCAAAAGGATATGCTTCACTTGACTATGAATTAATAGGATACAGGGAATCCAACATGGTGAAACTTGATATTCTTCTGAATGGTGATAAAGTAGATGCTCTTTCTGCTATTGTTCACAGAGATAAGGCATATGAATGGGGTAAAAAACTTTGCGAAAAATTAAAAGAGTTACTTCCAAGACAGCAATTTGAGATCGCGATTCAGGCTGCAATAGGTGCTAAAATCATCTCCAGAGAAACGGTAAAAGCATTAAGAAAAGACGTTTTGGCGAAATGTTACGGTGGTGATATTTCCCGTAAGAGAAAGCTTCTCGAAAAACAGAAAAAAGGTAAGAAGAGAATGAGACAGGTGGGTAATGTGGAGATACCTCAGGAGGCATTTATGGCTGTCCTTAAAATTGACTAA
- a CDS encoding DUF5686 family protein, whose product MKNFSPVLLKKLTSTGIFIILLFLSQILLAQTDTLKGYVKETFSGSSLPFVHIRVNDSIDYLSDIDGNFFIENISSLKKVTFDLYMHRPVTLYPPFDSVLSVKLNKFLFFEISKDSDPFAPEIIHKVMDHKDLNNPEKMRYYSYKTYNKFSLATTEVEKSNKFLSLIFKKFSLSFKKLKEEQHFILIETSSEKKFIDQLHQREELDGAKSSGIDLPLLMVQANQVQNASLYKDYLNIAGKSYPSPLNKDIFHRYAFNLIDTVYPNKDTVYVVKFNPRSDRYFDGLKGTVFINKNKYAIEHLNVSPYEEGKVEINLLQSYKFHNEKDVWFPSRTRTVIVFSRGTEKYIANGNSYIFDVNLNAYLNKKSFNEVILNYSERANKRGEQYWKATRKEPLTHADSITYFYFESFKYKKDIENFLTFGEKVFYGELPFRKIDIDVNRLLTFNKVEGTRIGFGAHTNEKYSDKIKYGGYIGYGIRDQKFKYGADFTYKPFYDVPISFNARFSYDLREAGANFYPYNRYQYSSEALRKFWLRILDLVFEQENSIFYHPFKNMDVMVSFDNSQHRPTYDYVYRGTDSLKFNFTEFKFGFRYAFGEQYFNVLKRKYPQPTNYPVISFIWQKGLKKGVSGDFNYNRFALKIEETLRILFLGKTGIQLETGLITGDAPYMKLYNQKGSYRNTSVVFHNSFETMKFNEFLSNKYASLFFSHDFGKLFITKSITPSLWIINNIGIGSLNHPEYHQEIPFKTMEKGYMEGGSFLNNVIVINLAGLKLGIGAGVFLRYGPYALPHFGDNFVFKFATNFFL is encoded by the coding sequence ATGAAAAATTTTTCCCCTGTTCTTTTAAAAAAGTTAACAAGCACAGGGATTTTTATAATCCTGCTTTTTTTATCCCAAATACTACTTGCTCAAACAGACACATTAAAAGGATATGTAAAAGAAACCTTTTCAGGGAGCAGTCTACCTTTCGTCCACATTAGAGTAAATGACTCCATTGATTATTTATCAGATATCGATGGTAATTTTTTTATTGAAAATATATCCTCTTTAAAGAAGGTAACATTTGATCTCTATATGCACAGACCTGTTACGTTATATCCTCCTTTTGACAGCGTACTTTCTGTAAAGCTTAATAAGTTTCTCTTTTTTGAAATATCAAAGGATTCTGACCCTTTTGCTCCGGAGATTATTCATAAGGTTATGGATCATAAAGATCTGAATAACCCTGAGAAAATGCGTTATTATAGTTATAAAACCTATAATAAATTCAGTCTTGCTACAACGGAGGTTGAGAAATCAAATAAGTTTCTAAGTCTTATTTTTAAAAAATTTTCTCTTTCATTTAAAAAGTTAAAAGAAGAACAGCATTTCATTCTGATTGAAACTTCAAGCGAAAAAAAATTTATAGATCAATTACACCAGAGAGAAGAGCTGGACGGCGCTAAATCTTCTGGAATTGATCTCCCCTTGCTGATGGTTCAGGCCAATCAGGTACAGAATGCATCTTTATATAAAGACTACCTGAACATTGCAGGCAAAAGTTATCCGAGCCCCCTGAACAAAGATATATTTCACAGATATGCCTTCAACTTAATCGATACAGTATATCCGAATAAAGACACTGTTTATGTTGTTAAGTTTAATCCTCGAAGTGACCGATATTTTGATGGGTTGAAAGGCACTGTTTTTATTAATAAAAACAAGTATGCCATAGAGCATTTAAATGTTTCTCCTTATGAGGAAGGGAAAGTTGAAATAAACCTATTGCAATCTTATAAATTCCATAATGAGAAAGATGTATGGTTTCCTTCCAGAACCAGAACTGTTATAGTCTTTTCAAGAGGCACAGAAAAGTATATAGCCAATGGTAACTCTTATATATTTGATGTAAATCTCAATGCTTATCTTAATAAAAAATCATTTAATGAAGTAATTCTCAATTACTCTGAGCGCGCAAACAAAAGAGGAGAGCAGTATTGGAAAGCTACTAGAAAAGAGCCTCTTACTCATGCTGATTCCATTACTTATTTTTACTTTGAATCTTTTAAGTATAAAAAAGATATCGAGAATTTTCTCACATTCGGAGAAAAGGTTTTTTATGGAGAACTTCCTTTCAGAAAAATTGATATAGATGTAAACAGACTTCTGACATTTAACAAAGTAGAAGGAACAAGAATAGGTTTCGGAGCGCATACCAACGAAAAATACTCCGATAAAATCAAATATGGAGGTTACATTGGATATGGAATTAGAGATCAAAAATTCAAATACGGAGCTGACTTTACCTATAAACCCTTTTACGATGTTCCGATTTCCTTTAATGCTAGATTTTCTTATGATTTAAGAGAAGCAGGAGCTAATTTTTATCCTTACAACAGATATCAGTACAGCAGTGAGGCTTTAAGAAAATTCTGGTTAAGAATATTGGACCTTGTATTTGAACAGGAAAATTCAATCTTTTATCATCCTTTTAAAAATATGGATGTGATGGTTTCCTTTGATAACAGTCAGCACAGGCCAACTTATGATTATGTTTATAGGGGAACTGACAGTTTAAAATTTAATTTCACAGAATTCAAATTTGGATTTCGATATGCTTTTGGTGAACAATATTTCAACGTATTGAAAAGGAAATATCCTCAACCTACTAACTACCCAGTTATTTCATTTATCTGGCAGAAAGGACTAAAGAAAGGTGTAAGCGGAGATTTTAATTATAATCGATTTGCCTTAAAGATAGAGGAAACATTGAGAATACTTTTCCTGGGCAAAACCGGAATACAACTTGAGACAGGTTTAATTACCGGAGATGCTCCTTATATGAAACTCTATAATCAAAAAGGTAGTTACAGAAACACGTCTGTTGTATTTCACAATAGCTTTGAAACAATGAAGTTCAATGAGTTTCTGAGCAACAAATATGCGAGTTTATTCTTTTCCCATGACTTTGGAAAATTATTTATTACAAAGTCCATCACCCCATCATTATGGATCATCAATAATATCGGTATCGGAAGCTTAAATCATCCGGAATACCATCAGGAGATTCCATTTAAAACAATGGAGAAAGGATATATGGAGGGAGGGTCTTTTCTTAACAACGTAATTGTTATAAATCTAGCCGGGTTAAAATTAGGGATAGGTGCCGGTGTCTTCCTGAGATATGGCCCTTATGCATTACCTCATTTTGGTGATAACTTTGTATTCAAGTTTGCCACTAACTTCTTTTTATAA
- a CDS encoding patatin-like phospholipase family protein, protein MSKNKTLEDLYYSFPAQLLINHFKKNQILLALWFILFGFVTSNIGNILGIPYLFLDPEYMNQVNYKGFLIIGVAVGIFILSFHITTYILDSYRFNFLGTVARPFTKFCLNNSIIPLAFLIVYSINIVRFQFKSGFQTNTQIFLEVASFLLGVGITLFLLLFYFSSTNKDIFKELASNLDRQLKKTNINRVNVLRKLKNAKKNKYIVNHYLDFPFKFVKVEPYKNYDKEILLKVFDQNHLNAVIVEIFVIIVIIILGLFRDNSYFQIPAAASGILFFSIFIMFTGAFSYWLRGWAITALVAALVIFNFLVKYEIINSKYQAYGINYNNTPAEYSLERLNDLSNESTFKTDTDSTTLILNNWKNKFSGPEKPKMVFICVSGGGQRAAAWTTRTLQYVDSTLNGGLLDHSILMTGASGGMVGASYFRELYLRKKQGENINLYSDHAFKNITKDVLNPVIFSLVVNDIFFRFQKFNYGNYEYLKDRGYAFEEQLNTNLEHVLNKKVCDYKIPEQNALIPLIIMSPTVINDGRKLFISSQHCSYMTTSPPEEVDLNQKIKGIEFQRFYEKQDAKNLRFLSAVRMSATFPYVTPNVELPSSPAMEIMDAGIADNFGIRDAVRFLYVFREWISQNTSGVVFVCIRDSQKDSPIEKKAEASIFQKMFTPIGSLYNNWDYLQDFNNDNLIEGAYGWFNGKINVVNFEYIPKPRYWGILKEKKINPEEVEKKETAERAVLSWHLTTREKQSLQRTILENNNQESLNHLKKLLSDQK, encoded by the coding sequence ATGAGCAAGAATAAGACTCTGGAGGATCTATATTATTCCTTCCCTGCACAGCTTTTGATTAATCATTTCAAGAAAAACCAGATACTTTTGGCTTTGTGGTTCATTCTGTTTGGTTTTGTCACTTCAAACATTGGAAATATTCTCGGAATCCCTTATTTGTTTCTTGATCCGGAATACATGAATCAGGTGAATTACAAAGGCTTCCTGATAATTGGTGTAGCCGTTGGAATATTTATCTTATCCTTTCATATTACAACCTATATTCTTGACAGTTATCGTTTTAACTTCCTTGGTACTGTTGCACGCCCTTTTACAAAATTCTGCCTGAATAACAGTATAATACCTCTGGCCTTCCTGATAGTTTATTCAATCAATATTGTTCGATTTCAGTTCAAAAGTGGTTTTCAGACTAATACGCAAATTTTTCTTGAAGTAGCTAGTTTTCTTTTAGGTGTCGGTATTACGCTTTTCTTATTGCTCTTTTATTTCAGTTCTACTAATAAGGATATATTCAAGGAGCTGGCTTCTAACCTTGACAGGCAGCTAAAGAAGACTAATATTAACAGAGTCAATGTATTAAGGAAATTAAAAAATGCTAAAAAGAATAAATACATTGTAAATCATTATCTGGATTTTCCATTTAAATTCGTCAAGGTTGAACCATACAAAAATTATGATAAGGAAATTCTATTAAAGGTATTCGATCAGAATCACCTGAATGCAGTAATTGTTGAAATTTTTGTTATAATAGTCATTATAATTCTTGGTCTGTTCAGGGATAACTCTTATTTCCAGATACCTGCAGCTGCAAGTGGGATACTTTTCTTTTCAATCTTTATTATGTTTACCGGCGCATTCTCTTATTGGTTAAGAGGATGGGCAATTACAGCCCTGGTTGCAGCCTTGGTAATTTTTAACTTTCTGGTAAAATATGAAATCATCAATTCCAAATATCAGGCCTATGGAATTAATTACAATAATACTCCCGCAGAATATAGCCTTGAAAGACTTAACGATTTGAGCAATGAATCAACTTTCAAAACAGATACCGATTCAACTACTCTCATTCTGAATAACTGGAAGAATAAATTTTCAGGACCAGAAAAACCGAAAATGGTCTTTATTTGTGTCAGTGGAGGTGGACAAAGAGCTGCGGCCTGGACTACGAGAACATTACAATATGTAGACAGCACACTTAACGGAGGATTACTTGATCATTCCATTCTCATGACAGGTGCCTCTGGAGGAATGGTGGGTGCTAGTTACTTCAGAGAATTATATCTGAGGAAAAAACAAGGAGAAAACATTAATCTATATTCAGATCATGCATTTAAAAACATTACCAAAGATGTTCTAAACCCTGTCATTTTCAGCCTTGTTGTAAACGACATTTTCTTCCGATTCCAAAAGTTCAATTATGGGAACTATGAATATCTCAAAGACAGAGGTTATGCATTCGAAGAACAACTCAATACCAATCTTGAGCATGTGCTTAATAAAAAGGTTTGTGACTATAAAATTCCGGAACAGAATGCTCTTATACCTTTAATTATTATGTCTCCAACAGTCATAAACGATGGAAGGAAACTATTCATTTCCAGCCAGCATTGCAGTTATATGACAACCTCTCCTCCAGAGGAAGTAGATCTTAATCAAAAGATCAAAGGAATTGAATTTCAAAGGTTCTATGAGAAACAGGATGCTAAAAATCTGAGATTTTTAAGCGCAGTTCGCATGAGTGCAACCTTTCCATATGTCACTCCTAATGTAGAACTTCCCAGTTCACCTGCAATGGAAATAATGGATGCCGGAATTGCTGACAATTTTGGAATCAGGGATGCGGTGAGGTTTTTATATGTATTCAGAGAATGGATAAGTCAGAATACAAGTGGCGTTGTTTTTGTCTGTATCAGAGATTCTCAGAAAGATAGTCCGATTGAGAAAAAAGCAGAAGCTTCAATTTTTCAAAAAATGTTTACACCAATTGGAAGTTTATATAATAATTGGGATTATCTTCAAGACTTCAACAACGACAACCTGATCGAAGGCGCTTATGGCTGGTTTAACGGAAAGATCAATGTGGTTAATTTCGAATATATCCCCAAACCTAGATATTGGGGCATATTGAAAGAAAAGAAAATAAACCCGGAAGAAGTTGAAAAGAAGGAAACCGCTGAAAGAGCGGTTTTGAGCTGGCATTTAACTACCAGGGAAAAACAAAGCTTACAAAGAACTATTTTAGAAAATAACAATCAGGAATCCTTAAATCACTTAAAAAAGCTATTATCTGATCAGAAATGA